One segment of Candidatus Manganitrophus noduliformans DNA contains the following:
- the nth gene encoding endonuclease III produces MKNRSDKTAPTERRRKAKAIIAALKRLYPEAKTVLRYGSPWELYVAVVLSAQTTDKKVNEVTERLFKKYRTLDDYVNADPEEFNREIRQIGFHRNKTKSILGAAKKVKEQFAGEVPRTMEALRTLPGVGRKTANVIQAEAFGIAEGIAVDTHVKRLARRWGLTNETDPDKIERDLMAILPREDWLHFNFRVVDYGRDYCPARPHPHEACPLSRFG; encoded by the coding sequence ATGAAAAACCGATCCGACAAAACGGCTCCGACGGAGCGGCGACGAAAGGCGAAAGCAATCATCGCCGCGCTGAAGCGGCTCTATCCCGAGGCGAAGACGGTGCTCCGCTACGGCAGCCCTTGGGAGCTTTACGTCGCGGTGGTCCTCTCCGCGCAGACGACCGACAAAAAGGTCAACGAGGTGACCGAGCGGCTTTTCAAAAAATACCGGACCCTTGATGATTACGTCAATGCCGATCCGGAGGAGTTCAACCGGGAGATCCGGCAGATCGGATTCCACCGGAACAAAACGAAGAGCATCCTGGGAGCGGCAAAAAAAGTGAAAGAGCAGTTCGCCGGGGAGGTCCCGCGGACGATGGAAGCGCTCCGAACCCTTCCCGGCGTCGGCCGCAAGACGGCCAATGTGATCCAGGCGGAGGCCTTCGGCATCGCAGAGGGGATCGCGGTCGACACCCACGTCAAGCGTCTCGCCCGGCGCTGGGGGCTGACGAACGAGACCGATCCCGACAAGATCGAGCGGGACCTGATGGCGATTCTGCCCAGGGAAGATTGGCTCCATTTCAATTTTCGCGTCGTCGATTATGGACGGGACTATTGCCCCGCGCGGCCTCACCCGCATGAAGCCTGCCCGCTGAGCCGGTTTGGTTAG
- a CDS encoding S8 family serine peptidase yields the protein MQRDLCNLHTPAGRRLFPFSYFIVSFLIGLLVLSGCNGGGGGSNNNPPVPTTGTASGKLTVPPDNTVEVEPNDEPAQAQAVSNTITVSGNASINDPGSLLPIPNEDPLLIPDLFSLTATEPVRITLSIGANDLDANDLDLVLMNSIGEVVDVSAGLVSTELIEITPTLIQDTGGDFLIGVLTFAGQSAYVLDFSSVEGLSAAASEPIPPGAEFAPGEILVKLKDDPSGARRKSDGFAFRHGLTPKQSLPQKVELMQVTPPAPRLQKGTAGSKSKLKTEKSEANELRALMIDTIRRLRSDPDVVYAEPNFIRKPFFTPNDTHFGKQWHYELINLPQAWDVTQGSNNVIVAVLDTGVLFNHPDLSARLIPGFDFVDNDPNANDDGDDPRGESSSFHGTHVAGTIGAETHNNSGVAGVTRQTQIMPLRVLGEGGGTDADIAEAILHAAGGEDPNTPKRAHIINMSLGGQGFSQTMQNAITTARNKGVIVVAAAGNENTSALTSPAGLDGVISVSAVDFNATKAPYSNFGPRVDVAAPGGNAAADLNGDGFADGVLSTLGTDSGQFNFRFLQGTSMAAPHVAGVIALMLDVNPTLTPTDIDQLLAGTHLGTTQRITRDLGATGRDDLYGHGLIDAALAVQAAGEFPGGGSLPPPTAPILSVSITSLDFSNYINTLQINITNAGIGTLNITEITTATSDGGSWLTVTPTSGTAPLTVNAAVDRTGLADGTYTATITVTSDAPQNPTATINVQMTVGGETLGNVGTVFVLVVDDNFDTVSETATSRAQNYAFTLPETPAGTYTIVAGTDRDDDGIICDLEDACGSFPEPVTVTAGEDRPGIEILVGDLASPQSAKAAPGGTPGKKFRRLQ from the coding sequence ATGCAGAGAGACCTTTGCAATCTTCATACGCCGGCCGGCCGGCGTCTGTTTCCTTTTTCTTATTTCATCGTCAGCTTTTTGATCGGATTGCTGGTCCTCTCCGGTTGTAACGGCGGAGGCGGAGGGAGCAACAACAATCCGCCCGTACCGACAACCGGGACCGCCTCCGGCAAGCTAACGGTTCCGCCGGACAATACGGTGGAGGTGGAGCCGAACGACGAGCCCGCTCAGGCGCAGGCGGTTTCCAATACTATCACGGTCTCGGGAAACGCATCGATAAACGACCCTGGATCGCTCCTTCCGATTCCGAATGAAGATCCGTTGCTCATCCCCGATCTATTCAGCCTTACCGCCACGGAGCCGGTCCGAATTACTCTCAGCATCGGCGCCAATGATCTCGATGCCAACGATTTGGATTTGGTCCTGATGAACTCCATCGGTGAGGTCGTCGACGTCTCCGCCGGATTGGTCTCAACGGAGTTGATCGAAATCACGCCGACTTTGATCCAGGACACCGGGGGAGATTTCCTGATCGGGGTCCTTACCTTTGCAGGCCAGAGCGCCTATGTCCTCGACTTTTCCTCCGTGGAGGGATTGTCGGCCGCCGCATCGGAGCCGATTCCGCCTGGAGCCGAATTCGCTCCCGGCGAGATCCTCGTGAAGCTAAAGGATGATCCATCGGGAGCCCGGCGGAAGAGCGATGGTTTCGCGTTCCGTCATGGCCTGACACCGAAGCAATCACTTCCCCAGAAAGTCGAGTTAATGCAGGTGACCCCTCCCGCCCCGCGGTTACAAAAGGGGACGGCGGGCTCAAAGTCAAAATTGAAAACCGAAAAGAGCGAGGCGAATGAGCTAAGGGCCTTGATGATCGATACCATCCGGAGATTGCGCAGTGACCCCGATGTCGTCTACGCCGAACCGAATTTTATCCGGAAGCCCTTCTTTACCCCCAACGATACGCACTTCGGCAAGCAATGGCATTATGAGTTGATTAACCTTCCCCAGGCATGGGACGTCACTCAGGGGAGCAATAATGTCATCGTCGCGGTGCTTGATACCGGCGTATTGTTCAATCATCCCGACTTGAGTGCGCGACTGATCCCCGGCTTTGATTTTGTCGACAATGATCCAAACGCGAACGATGACGGCGACGATCCCCGGGGAGAAAGCAGCAGTTTTCATGGAACCCATGTGGCCGGGACCATCGGTGCTGAGACCCACAATAATTCGGGCGTAGCGGGGGTGACCCGGCAGACGCAAATCATGCCGCTCCGGGTTCTCGGCGAAGGAGGGGGAACCGATGCCGATATTGCGGAGGCGATCCTTCATGCCGCCGGCGGCGAAGATCCAAATACTCCGAAGCGCGCTCACATTATCAACATGAGCCTCGGCGGCCAAGGCTTTAGCCAAACGATGCAAAATGCCATCACCACGGCGAGAAACAAAGGGGTCATCGTGGTGGCGGCGGCCGGCAACGAGAACACCAGCGCGCTTACTTCGCCCGCCGGCCTGGACGGGGTGATTTCGGTTTCGGCGGTCGATTTCAATGCAACGAAGGCCCCATATTCCAACTTCGGACCGAGGGTGGATGTCGCGGCGCCCGGCGGAAACGCCGCCGCCGACCTGAACGGAGACGGCTTCGCGGACGGGGTCTTGAGCACGCTCGGGACCGACTCCGGTCAATTCAACTTCCGCTTCCTCCAAGGAACTTCGATGGCGGCCCCGCATGTCGCGGGGGTAATTGCATTGATGCTCGACGTGAATCCTACTTTGACACCGACTGATATCGACCAGCTCCTCGCCGGGACCCACCTGGGTACCACCCAGCGGATTACGAGAGATCTCGGCGCCACCGGCCGGGATGATTTGTATGGCCACGGATTGATCGACGCCGCGCTGGCGGTGCAGGCCGCCGGTGAGTTCCCTGGAGGCGGGAGTCTCCCCCCTCCGACCGCGCCCATTCTCAGCGTCTCGATCACTTCGCTCGATTTCAGCAATTACATCAATACCCTCCAGATCAATATCACCAATGCGGGGATTGGAACACTGAACATCACGGAGATCACGACGGCGACCTCCGACGGCGGCTCCTGGCTGACGGTCACCCCGACCTCCGGAACGGCGCCGTTGACCGTGAATGCCGCCGTCGATCGGACGGGCCTTGCGGACGGAACCTACACCGCGACGATCACAGTCACCTCGGATGCCCCGCAAAATCCAACCGCGACCATTAACGTTCAGATGACGGTCGGCGGCGAAACATTGGGGAACGTCGGAACCGTCTTCGTTCTGGTGGTCGACGACAATTTTGATACCGTGTCGGAGACCGCAACAAGCCGCGCGCAAAACTATGCCTTCACCCTTCCGGAAACGCCGGCGGGAACCTACACGATCGTGGCCGGGACCGACCGGGACGACGACGGCATTATCTGCGACCTCGAAGACGCCTGTGGATCCTTCCCGGAGCCGGTCACCGTGACGGCGGGGGAGGATCGGCCCGGCATCGAGATTCTCGTGGGAGACCTTGCTTCGCCCCAAAGCGCGAAGGCTGCGCCCGGCGGGACTCCAGGCAAAAAATTCAGGCGGCTTCAGTGA
- a CDS encoding pyridoxamine 5'-phosphate oxidase family protein: MSDIYREGHRKLQAQFDTRRMADRLDEAVVRDRFDEEDTEFIRGLDMFFLATVDDRGHPTCSYKAGEPGFVRVVDPRTLAFPNYDGNGMYLSMGNIAATRQVGMLFIDFENQTRMRVQGEATIDANDPLMADYPEAQFIVRVKAREVFPNCPRYIHQMHRVKRSDFVPKAGCETPVPGWKTREWVSDVLPEKDPARDPSRKKQER, from the coding sequence ATGTCCGACATCTATCGTGAGGGGCACCGGAAGTTGCAAGCGCAGTTCGACACCCGCCGGATGGCCGACCGGCTGGACGAAGCGGTCGTGAGGGACCGTTTCGATGAAGAGGATACCGAGTTCATCCGGGGGCTCGATATGTTCTTCCTGGCGACGGTCGATGACCGCGGGCATCCGACCTGCTCTTACAAAGCGGGAGAGCCGGGGTTCGTCCGGGTGGTCGATCCCCGCACGTTGGCCTTCCCCAACTACGACGGCAACGGGATGTATCTTTCGATGGGGAACATCGCCGCGACCCGGCAGGTGGGGATGCTTTTTATCGATTTCGAAAACCAAACCCGGATGCGGGTGCAGGGCGAGGCGACGATCGACGCGAACGATCCGCTGATGGCCGACTATCCCGAAGCGCAGTTCATCGTCCGGGTGAAGGCGCGCGAGGTCTTCCCGAACTGTCCCCGCTACATCCACCAGATGCACCGGGTGAAGCGCTCCGACTTCGTCCCCAAGGCCGGCTGCGAGACCCCCGTCCCCGGCTGGAAGACAAGAGAGTGGGTCAGCGACGTCCTCCCGGAGAAAGACCCCGCGCGAGATCCGTCCCGGAAAAAACAGGAGCGGTGA
- a CDS encoding EAL and HDOD domain-containing protein: MNIYLVRHPIFNRMEEVVGYEVHFRDGLGGTVGSISPDQAASKVADALYLLGINEVSGGKKAFVPLTRNLLLQEAATVLPADQAAVELLEEMEADAEVLTACRNLKQAGIPLVLGAYALQPQHASLLSLADIIKVDGAPEKGVRGRLTGATQILSAKLESRAAFEEAMTAGAHLFQGGFFSKPVLVTGKEIPGFKLNYLRILEEIQRPELDFDKLEKILKLEMSLAYKLLRYMNSAFFGWQMEIQSIKHALVMLGETGFRRWASFIAMAGLAKDKPPELVFQSTLRGRFLELLAPTFRMAHRSEDLFLMGMLSLIDGLVNRPMAEVLQEMPIAQDIKNALLGEGEGRLNDLYRLSLSYLEANWGAFEALAQKVGIDALAIPECYTAALAWATEHFQGIPTQEQESIKK, encoded by the coding sequence ATGAACATTTATCTGGTGCGGCATCCGATTTTCAATCGGATGGAGGAGGTGGTCGGCTACGAGGTGCACTTTCGGGACGGCCTCGGCGGGACGGTCGGAAGCATCAGCCCCGACCAGGCGGCCTCAAAAGTGGCCGACGCCCTCTATCTGCTCGGAATCAACGAAGTCAGCGGGGGGAAAAAGGCCTTCGTTCCCCTGACCCGCAACCTCCTGCTGCAGGAGGCGGCGACGGTGCTGCCGGCCGACCAAGCGGCGGTGGAATTGTTGGAAGAGATGGAGGCCGACGCCGAGGTGCTGACCGCCTGCCGGAACCTGAAGCAAGCGGGGATCCCTCTGGTCCTCGGCGCCTATGCCCTGCAGCCGCAACACGCGAGCCTGCTGTCGCTGGCCGACATTATCAAAGTCGACGGCGCGCCGGAGAAGGGGGTTCGGGGCCGGTTGACCGGCGCGACGCAGATCCTGTCCGCCAAGCTGGAAAGCCGCGCCGCGTTTGAAGAAGCGATGACGGCGGGGGCGCATCTTTTCCAAGGGGGGTTTTTCAGCAAGCCGGTGCTGGTGACGGGGAAAGAGATCCCCGGCTTTAAGCTCAATTACCTTCGGATTCTGGAAGAGATCCAGCGGCCCGAGCTCGATTTCGACAAGCTCGAAAAAATCCTCAAACTTGAAATGTCGCTCGCCTACAAGCTCCTTCGCTATATGAATTCGGCCTTCTTCGGCTGGCAGATGGAGATCCAATCGATCAAACATGCCCTCGTCATGCTCGGAGAGACCGGGTTTCGGCGATGGGCCTCTTTCATTGCGATGGCCGGACTCGCCAAGGACAAGCCGCCCGAGCTGGTCTTTCAATCGACCTTGCGGGGCCGGTTTCTGGAGCTGCTCGCCCCGACGTTCCGGATGGCCCATCGGTCCGAAGATCTCTTCTTGATGGGAATGCTCTCTCTGATCGACGGGCTGGTGAACCGGCCGATGGCCGAGGTGTTGCAGGAAATGCCGATTGCGCAGGACATTAAGAATGCCTTGCTCGGGGAGGGGGAAGGCCGGCTGAACGATCTTTACCGGCTCAGCCTCTCTTACCTGGAAGCGAACTGGGGAGCGTTCGAAGCCCTGGCGCAAAAAGTGGGCATCGACGCGCTGGCGATCCCCGAATGCTACACCGCCGCCCTCGCCTGGGCCACCGAGCACTTCCAGGGAATACCGACGCAGGAACAGGAATCAATTAAGAAATAG
- a CDS encoding TonB-dependent receptor plug domain-containing protein has product MTIRRGIVLHHARRILAEALFLTVVLLLIENRPLAWGQEVSHATKPQDALTELSLEELMNVEIVTYSKSPIKWFNTPAAIFVITQEDIRRSGVTSVPEALRMAPGVQVARINANQWAIGIRGFTSRLSRSILVLIDGRSVYNPLFAGVYWEVQDLLLEDIERIEVIRGPGGVIWGANAVNGVINIITKHSKETQGGLVTLGAGTEERGFGGVRYGGRSGEDLHYRVYAKYFDRDAGFHPDGVDFDDWRMGRAGFRTDLDLTDRDAFTLQGDFYTGEAGQRTTFGTYTPPFSQTVLRDADLSGGNLLFRWGRVRSERSDWTLKAYYDYTNREEANFEEERHTLDFDFQHRLRFTQSRELIWGAGYRLNSDDTSGVETVEFIPADRTDAIYSAFVQYQIGFIDDRVVLTLGSKFEHNDYSGFELQPSGRALWKPTETQVVWGAVTRAVRTPTRLEHDLALSGVLDPATNTFGRILPNESFESETMIAYELGYRVQPQPRLSFTSTTFYNKYANLSTLEMGAPSFTEAAPPGPDRVIVPFFLTNQMDGHTYGVELMTDWQAKEWWRVNFIYSFLQIHLNAQAGFPTRESSETGTEESSPHHQAGLRSMIDLPGNLELDWFLRYVDRLPAQVVKRYYNLDLRLGWHPTEKVELSVVGQNLLGRQHAEFARGVVEVERGVYAKVIVQWE; this is encoded by the coding sequence ATGACCATCCGAAGGGGGATCGTTCTTCACCACGCCCGGCGCATCCTGGCGGAGGCGCTTTTTCTCACGGTGGTTCTGCTCCTGATCGAAAACCGGCCCCTCGCCTGGGGTCAAGAAGTCTCCCACGCCACAAAACCCCAAGACGCTCTCACGGAGCTCAGCCTGGAAGAGCTGATGAACGTGGAGATCGTCACCTACTCCAAAAGTCCGATCAAATGGTTCAATACCCCGGCGGCGATCTTTGTGATCACGCAGGAGGACATCCGCCGGTCCGGCGTCACCAGCGTTCCGGAGGCGCTGCGGATGGCCCCCGGCGTTCAGGTCGCCCGGATCAATGCAAATCAGTGGGCGATCGGGATCCGGGGATTCACCAGCCGTCTCTCCAGATCGATCCTTGTATTGATCGACGGGCGGAGCGTCTACAATCCCCTCTTTGCCGGCGTTTACTGGGAAGTGCAAGATCTGCTGCTGGAAGACATCGAACGGATCGAAGTGATCCGCGGGCCGGGCGGGGTCATCTGGGGGGCAAACGCGGTCAACGGGGTGATCAACATTATCACCAAACATTCAAAAGAGACCCAGGGGGGATTGGTCACGCTCGGAGCCGGGACGGAAGAGCGCGGCTTCGGCGGGGTTCGCTACGGTGGAAGGTCCGGCGAGGACCTCCATTACCGGGTCTACGCAAAATACTTCGATCGGGATGCCGGCTTTCATCCGGACGGGGTCGATTTCGACGATTGGCGGATGGGCCGGGCGGGGTTTCGCACCGATCTCGATCTAACGGACCGCGACGCCTTCACCCTCCAAGGAGATTTTTACACCGGGGAGGCGGGGCAGCGGACCACGTTCGGAACCTACACCCCCCCTTTCTCGCAAACGGTCTTAAGAGACGCCGATCTTTCCGGCGGGAATCTTTTGTTCCGCTGGGGCCGCGTCCGAAGCGAGCGGTCCGACTGGACGTTGAAGGCCTATTATGATTATACGAACCGGGAAGAGGCGAATTTCGAGGAAGAGCGGCACACCCTCGATTTTGATTTTCAGCACCGCCTCCGCTTTACCCAAAGCCGGGAGCTGATTTGGGGGGCCGGCTACCGGCTTAACTCGGACGATACAAGCGGCGTCGAGACGGTGGAATTTATCCCCGCGGACCGGACCGATGCGATCTATAGCGCCTTCGTCCAGTACCAGATCGGTTTTATCGATGACCGGGTGGTCCTGACCCTCGGCTCCAAGTTCGAGCACAACGACTACAGCGGGTTCGAGCTCCAGCCGAGTGGAAGAGCGCTTTGGAAGCCGACCGAAACACAGGTGGTCTGGGGCGCCGTGACCCGGGCCGTCCGGACCCCCACCCGGCTGGAGCATGATTTGGCGCTCTCCGGCGTGCTGGATCCGGCCACGAATACGTTCGGCCGCATCCTCCCGAACGAGTCGTTTGAATCGGAGACGATGATCGCCTATGAACTCGGATACCGGGTTCAACCACAGCCCCGGCTCTCTTTCACATCGACCACGTTCTATAACAAGTACGCGAACCTTTCGACCCTGGAGATGGGGGCCCCGTCATTCACCGAGGCGGCCCCTCCCGGCCCCGACAGGGTGATCGTTCCGTTTTTCCTCACCAATCAGATGGACGGACATACCTACGGCGTGGAGCTGATGACCGACTGGCAGGCGAAGGAGTGGTGGCGGGTCAACTTCATCTACTCGTTCCTTCAAATCCACCTGAACGCGCAAGCCGGTTTTCCGACCCGGGAAAGCAGCGAAACGGGAACGGAAGAGTCGAGCCCCCATCATCAGGCGGGACTCCGCTCGATGATCGATCTGCCGGGGAACCTGGAGCTCGATTGGTTTCTCCGGTATGTCGACCGCCTTCCCGCCCAGGTAGTGAAGCGATATTATAACCTCGATCTTCGGCTCGGCTGGCATCCCACGGAGAAAGTGGAACTCTCGGTCGTCGGCCAGAACCTGCTCGGTCGGCAGCATGCGGAATTTGCCCGGGGGGTGGTCGAGGTGGAACGCGGCGTCTATGCAAAGGTGATCGTTCAATGGGAATGA
- a CDS encoding DEAD/DEAH box helicase, with product MSFENMGLAPEIVRAVKSRGYENPTPIQLQAIPIIMMGKDLTGCAQTGTGKTAGFTLPILHRLREGKSPSLRALVLVPTRELAAQVDESIRTYGRFLRLKNEVIFGGVGIRPQKDALRRGIDILVATPGRLLDHMRQGTVNFRNLEVLVLDEADRMLDMGFLPDVRTIIKALPKQRQTLFFSATLSGEVKKLADEILNNPQRIEVAPQGTPAEGIRQVVYPVDTGRKRDLLIHLMELEKMSQVLVFTRTKHRANDIASHLTKKGKKVAALHSDKSQGARTQALEQFRRGAIQVLVATNIAARGLDVKGITHVVNYELPEAPEDYVHRIGRTARAQGTGDAISLMAPAERGSLRDIERLIGSKIPQVLVAGFEVKESPADKSKPAKKPVQSHRKKENGWKENGFKKRTKRW from the coding sequence ATGTCATTTGAGAATATGGGGCTCGCCCCCGAAATCGTTCGCGCCGTGAAATCGAGAGGTTATGAGAACCCCACACCGATTCAGTTGCAGGCCATCCCGATCATTATGATGGGAAAAGACCTCACCGGCTGCGCGCAGACCGGCACCGGGAAAACGGCCGGGTTTACCCTTCCGATCCTGCACCGGCTGCGGGAAGGAAAATCGCCCTCGCTTCGGGCGCTGGTGCTGGTGCCGACGCGGGAGCTGGCGGCGCAGGTCGATGAGAGCATCCGGACCTACGGGCGATTCCTTCGGCTGAAAAATGAGGTGATCTTCGGCGGGGTCGGCATCCGTCCGCAGAAAGATGCACTCCGGCGGGGGATCGATATCCTCGTCGCCACCCCGGGAAGATTGCTCGATCACATGCGCCAGGGGACGGTCAATTTTAGAAATCTGGAAGTGCTGGTGCTGGATGAAGCCGACCGGATGCTCGACATGGGCTTTCTCCCCGACGTCCGGACGATCATCAAGGCCCTTCCGAAACAGCGGCAGACCCTCTTCTTCTCGGCCACCCTCTCGGGAGAGGTGAAGAAGCTCGCCGATGAGATCTTAAACAATCCCCAACGGATCGAAGTGGCACCGCAGGGAACCCCGGCGGAGGGGATTCGCCAGGTCGTCTACCCGGTCGATACCGGAAGAAAGCGCGACCTGTTGATTCATCTGATGGAGCTGGAGAAAATGAGCCAGGTGCTCGTCTTCACCCGGACGAAACACCGCGCCAACGATATCGCCTCCCATCTCACGAAGAAGGGGAAGAAGGTCGCCGCGCTTCACAGCGACAAAAGCCAGGGGGCCCGAACCCAGGCGCTGGAGCAATTCCGGCGCGGGGCGATTCAGGTCCTGGTGGCGACCAACATCGCCGCGCGCGGACTGGATGTAAAGGGGATCACCCACGTGGTGAATTATGAGCTGCCGGAGGCGCCGGAGGATTATGTCCACCGGATCGGTCGGACCGCCCGCGCCCAGGGAACGGGGGATGCGATCTCGCTGATGGCCCCCGCCGAGCGGGGAAGCCTGCGCGACATCGAACGGCTGATCGGGTCCAAAATCCCTCAGGTCCTGGTGGCCGGATTCGAAGTGAAGGAAAGCCCGGCCGACAAGTCGAAGCCGGCGAAGAAACCGGTTCAATCTCACCGGAAAAAAGAAAACGGCTGGAAGGAAAACGGCTTCAAGAAACGGACGAAGCGGTGGTAA
- a CDS encoding phosphosulfolactate synthase yields MAQAQPKKEERAFSFIRMNERAGKPRTRGITEIRGPYYTPMGKRYLEDVLETMGSYVDALKFAGGSFSLMPRRAVKELLDLCHSHNVVVSTGGFIEYVLTQGPQAVDRYIEECKALGFDIVEISSGFIVVPTDDLLRLVEKVQKAGLKAKPEVGIQFGAGGATASAELQAEGTRDPEWAIMQAQRFIDAGAYQIMIESEGITENVPTWRTDVVAKIVRALGLEKPMFEAADPEVFAWYIKNYGPDVNLFVDHSQIVQLESLRSGIWGTKSLWGRVVTYQPKAA; encoded by the coding sequence ATGGCTCAAGCACAGCCGAAAAAAGAGGAGCGGGCGTTCTCGTTTATTCGGATGAACGAACGCGCAGGAAAGCCGCGCACGCGCGGCATTACCGAGATCCGCGGCCCTTATTATACGCCGATGGGGAAGCGCTACCTTGAAGATGTCTTGGAGACGATGGGGAGCTATGTCGATGCGCTCAAGTTCGCGGGGGGCTCCTTCAGCCTGATGCCCCGGCGGGCCGTCAAAGAACTTCTCGATCTGTGCCATTCGCACAACGTCGTCGTCTCCACCGGCGGCTTCATCGAATATGTTCTCACACAGGGGCCGCAGGCGGTCGACCGGTATATCGAAGAGTGCAAGGCGCTCGGGTTCGATATCGTCGAGATCTCCAGCGGCTTTATCGTGGTTCCGACGGACGATCTTCTCCGTCTTGTCGAGAAGGTCCAGAAGGCGGGGCTCAAAGCGAAGCCGGAGGTCGGGATTCAGTTCGGCGCCGGCGGGGCGACCGCTTCGGCGGAGCTTCAGGCGGAGGGGACCCGCGATCCCGAGTGGGCCATTATGCAGGCGCAGCGGTTCATCGACGCCGGGGCGTATCAAATCATGATCGAGTCGGAAGGGATCACCGAGAATGTCCCGACCTGGCGGACCGACGTCGTCGCGAAGATCGTCCGGGCGTTGGGGCTGGAGAAGCCGATGTTCGAAGCGGCCGACCCGGAAGTCTTCGCCTGGTACATCAAAAATTACGGCCCGGACGTCAACCTCTTCGTCGATCACAGCCAGATCGTCCAGCTCGAATCGCTCCGGTCCGGGATCTGGGGGACGAAGAGCCTCTGGGGCCGTGTCGTGACCTATCAGCCGAAAGCAGCATGA
- a CDS encoding protease complex subunit PrcB family protein, which produces MSRNSTTLGRGFFWLLWAVVFAAGACAASKVKYSIIDQGVHSGKQSPSFQFEVVDREALFETLFAEIHSGRLPPPSPPKIDFEKSLVVFVSTEEKPSAGYRIVVDEVTRDDETLRLKIRVEAPPADRFQATVMTRPYVLIKIKKEPGIEEIALVDDKGNVIQSQSIPRPF; this is translated from the coding sequence GTGAGCAGGAACAGCACCACCCTCGGCCGGGGATTTTTTTGGCTCCTCTGGGCGGTCGTCTTCGCCGCGGGCGCCTGTGCCGCTTCCAAGGTGAAATACAGCATTATCGACCAAGGGGTCCATTCCGGAAAACAATCCCCCTCTTTTCAATTCGAGGTCGTCGACCGGGAAGCGCTGTTTGAGACCCTCTTCGCGGAAATCCATTCCGGCCGCCTTCCTCCGCCGTCTCCCCCCAAGATTGATTTCGAAAAGTCGCTCGTCGTTTTTGTCTCCACGGAAGAGAAGCCGTCGGCGGGATACCGGATCGTTGTCGATGAAGTGACCCGAGACGATGAGACCTTGCGTCTGAAAATCAGGGTAGAGGCCCCCCCCGCGGACCGATTCCAGGCGACCGTGATGACCCGGCCGTACGTCCTGATCAAAATCAAAAAAGAGCCCGGGATTGAAGAGATCGCCTTGGTCGACGACAAAGGCAATGTGATCCAGAGTCAATCGATCCCCCGCCCTTTCTAA
- a CDS encoding YfiR family protein — MGMKRQSLLQRLSIFFLLIAIGVAFLPLEAKPQTATEYQVKAAFLFNFAKFVDWPAEAISNDPAFVIGILGDDPFGRLIDEAVAGKTVQDKPILVKRFSKIEEAAGAHILFISDSEAGNASRIVKQLSRAPVLTVSDIDHFAERGGMVQLETEQNRVRFAINVAAVERAGLKPSSQLLKLARIVPEGGAYREVPFDVGTSDHPLVAGFRLTNSDL; from the coding sequence ATGGGAATGAAGCGCCAATCGCTCCTTCAGAGACTTTCTATCTTTTTCCTGCTGATCGCGATCGGTGTCGCCTTTCTGCCTTTGGAGGCCAAACCGCAAACAGCGACGGAATATCAGGTCAAGGCGGCGTTTCTTTTCAACTTTGCCAAATTCGTCGATTGGCCGGCGGAAGCGATCTCGAATGATCCGGCCTTCGTGATCGGAATTCTGGGAGACGATCCATTTGGGAGACTGATCGATGAAGCGGTTGCGGGAAAAACCGTTCAAGACAAGCCGATTCTTGTAAAACGGTTTTCGAAGATCGAGGAGGCGGCCGGGGCCCATATTCTTTTTATCAGCGATTCGGAGGCGGGAAATGCCTCCCGGATCGTGAAGCAGTTGAGCCGGGCGCCGGTCTTGACCGTCAGCGATATCGACCATTTCGCCGAACGGGGGGGGATGGTCCAATTGGAGACGGAGCAGAACCGGGTTCGCTTCGCGATCAACGTCGCCGCGGTGGAGCGGGCCGGATTGAAACCGAGCTCTCAGCTATTGAAATTGGCCCGAATCGTGCCGGAGGGAGGAGCCTACCGGGAAGTCCCATTTGATGTCGGCACTTCGGATCATCCACTCGTTGCCGGGTTTCGATTAACGAATAGCGATTTATGA